Proteins from a genomic interval of Arachis hypogaea cultivar Tifrunner chromosome 10, arahy.Tifrunner.gnm2.J5K5, whole genome shotgun sequence:
- the LOC112716297 gene encoding uncharacterized protein isoform X2: MPRENARGKREKTPSRIPSPSDLPRHRHASISAVDLFHRRAELWKEGSECDGRGRHLPPLFHCQIRVTATNRHCSGCRKPPPSLCLLVKVTVRPSEFLAAVGDAAGSSRDCGCSILLLLIELSDCLLQLKSFLLLWK, encoded by the exons ATGCCAAGGGAGAACGCTCGCGGGAAGAGGGAGAAGACGCCGTCGAGAATCCCGTCGCCGTCAGATCTGCCTCGTCACCGCCATGCTTCCATCAGCGCCGTGGATCTGTTTCATCGCCGAGCTGAGCTATGGAAGGAAGGGTCAGAATGTGATGGGAGAGGGAGACACCTTCCACCGCTGTTCCACTGCCAGATCCGTGTCACCGCCACGAACCGCCACTGTTCTGGCTGCCGGAAGCCGCCGCCGAGCCTTTGCCTTCTTG TTAAGGTTACCGTTCGACCATCGGAGTTTCTGGCCGCTGTCGGAGATGCCGCCGGGTCATCTCGGGATTGTGGCTGTTCCATTTTGCTCTTACT GATTGAGTTATCGGATTGCCTGTTGCAATTAAAGTCGTTTCTGCTATTGTGGAAGTGA
- the LOC140175740 gene encoding uncharacterized protein codes for MERWVTRRWAKQSTINVTDLEEKFFLIRFHAQEDYAYALFEGPWMIADHYLLVQRWIPLFFPHEMRIQKVAVWVRIHNLPVELYNKYFLGKVGNSQGTMLKIDGYTSIHSREKFARICVEVDLRQQLVLSFSALGKDFYLEYEGLQLICFNCGRYGHRKDDCPELSISGSSLHTRKFTLKSAGILH; via the coding sequence ATGGAGAGATGGGTAACCAGAAGATGGGCGAAGCAAAGCACCATCAACGTAACGGATCtggaggaaaaatttttcttgatTCGTTTCCATGCTCAGGAGGACTATGCCTACGCCCTCTTTGAAGGGCCTTGGATGATTGCTGATCACTACCTTTTGGTCCAAAGGTGGATACCTCTTTTCTTTCCTCACGAGATGAGAATCCAAAAAGTAGCTGTCTGGGTCCGCATCCATAACCTACCAGTAGAACTCTACAACAAATATTTTCTAGGGAAAGTGGGTAACTCCCAGGGCACTATGTTGAAAATCGACGGCTATACGTCCATACACTCTAGAGAAAAGTTCGCTCGGATTTGTGTTGAGGTGGACCTTAGGCAGCAActtgttctttctttctctgcTCTAGGTAAGGATTTTTACCTGGAGTATGAAGGCCTTCAGTTAATCTGCTTTAACTGTGGAAGATATGGCCACAGAAAGGACGATTGCCCAGAGTTGAGTATATCGGGCAGCAGTCTCCATACCAGAAAGTTCACCCTCAAATCTGCCGGAATACTCCACTGA
- the LOC112717892 gene encoding uncharacterized protein, translating into MIMYHTPITQSKVAKLRRKIILARKRKRLDDNEFAFFCASVSKNNNNTNFDVHKNVHHITTSQRIVCRETGTSSNILNLQSSEDKAYSSVQGPTNNLIEVVPQNQLSSHSGSHRSCLTERSSTMIGVQKGQSSSVVASVAINLAQLYEDVNLSTVKTHPPSADTHSGQCIDPFVDDEVLNGYADSMLDMDMEDNFIPSSETLDAWMWSGERLAKSKQSPQPKFSLCCMEGKIELPLLSVPPDELIQLHTGGDQRSIHFLKNIRTFNSMFCFTSMAEKIDRGVNNGTAPPIFKLGGQNYHSIGSLLPPDSLRPTFAQLYIYDTENEIDNRIGTLCSNDAINERDREIVAILRNMLDRYNSLAKSFCYARDWYQQENCTNIKLKLISKRTTDGRTYNLPSASEVAALIVGDVEQLSKDRDIIIESQSRKLQRIDVFHPSYLALQYPLLFPYGEDGFCLGIATSDSISARPTKKNKTITLRQFFAFRLQKRTGESPLILRSKRLFQQFLVDAYTMMESERLKFFRCKQPQLRVDKYKYLHESLINGDVDAARLGKRIILPSTFNGGPRYAGYPSYFITMTCNPEWDEIRREVTSIGLKAEDRPDILCRIFKIKLDGLIDDLKEGKIFGKILGYVFTVEFQKRGLPHAHILLFMSNEFKPQTPDDIDKHITAEIPYENERPNLHRAVQNYMVHGPCGPYNKNSPCMKNGSYSKFYPKEFRQRTLIDEAGFPKYRRTDNGRTLKKRECVLDNKFIVPYNPELLLKFGCHINVEYTCQTSSIKYLFKYVHKGNDHVTATLYNAGDPSEATQVVDEIRNYYDCRYISACEAVWRLFGYDIQEKEPFVIRLPFHLEDEQPVVYGETSNVNDIVERAISHKSIFLGWMAANMSYPYARSLTYAEFPTKFVWKDDSLKWFPRKKGFAIGRLTHVPAELTMSDDEIKQLCLMDIDKILYSYGKTLKDYPPIPLATEVDNSLLTERVIREELNFNRDDLKKNASDMLAIAIPEQRYAFDKIVTSVYYDEGGFFFVYGHGGTEKIFLWNLMPAEIRSRGDIVLNVASSGIASLLLPNGRTAHSRFKIPLNITEDSVCNIKPGSPQAMLLLKAKLIIWDEAPMVSRYCYEALDKCLGDIMRCSPTYSKDLPFGGKVVVLGGDFRQILPVIP; encoded by the exons ATGATAATGTATCACACTCCAATCACGCAATCGAAGGTTGCAAAGTTAAGACGAAAGATAATTTTGGCAAGAAAACGAAAAAGACTTGATGATAATGAGTTTGCTTTCTTTTGTGCTTCTG TGTCGAAGAACAACAATAATACAAATTTTGACGTACATAAAAATGTGCATCATATTACTACAAGTCAAAGAATAGTGTGTCGAGAAACTGGTACCTCATCTAATATTCTCAATTTACAATCCAGTGAGGATAAAG CATACTCCAGTGTACAAGGACCCACCAATAATCTAATTGAAGTCGTTCCACAAAATCAACTTTCATCACACTCCGGTTCCCACCGATCGTGCCTAACAGAAAG AAGTTCTACTATGATTGGGGTACAAAAAGGACAATCTTCCTCTGTTGTTGCTTCGGTGGCTATTAATTTGGCACAACTTTATGAAGATGTAAATTTATCGACTGTTAAGACGCATCCACCAAGCGCTGACACACACAGTGGCCAATGTATTGACCCTTTTGTTGATGATGAAG TTTTGAATGGTTATGCTGATTCAATGTTGGATATGGATATGGAAGATAATTTTATACCGTCCTCAGAAACCTTAGACG CATGGATGTGGTCTGGAGAAAGGCTTGCTAAATCCAAACAGTCGCCCCAACCAAAGTTTTCATTATGTTGTATGGAAGGAAAGATCGAGCTTCCTCTACTTTCTGTGCCTCCTGATGAGCTCATTCAGCTTCATACAGGAGGAGATCAAAGAAGTAttcattttctaaaaaatataaggacATTTAATTCAATGTTTTGTTTTACATCAATGGCTGAAAAAATTGACCGTGGGGTGAACAATGGGACTGCTCCTCCAATTTTTAAGCTTGGGGGTCAAAACTACCATAGCATTGGTAGCTTACTTCCTCCTGATAGTTTGCGACCAACATTTGCCCAGCTATATATCTATGACACAGAGAATGAGATTGATAATCGAATAGGCACACTTTG TTCCAATGATGCTATAAATGAGCGGGATAGGGAAATTGTGGCCATATTAAGAAACATGCTAGACAGATATAATAGTTTGGCAAAGAGTTTTTGCTATGCAAGAGATTGGTACCAACAAGAAAATTGCACAAACATAAAGCTTAAGTTGATTagtaaaaggactacagatggcaggacatacaacttgccatctgCATCTGAAGTGGCTGCATTGATTGTTGGCGATGTCGAACAACTTAGCAAAGATAGAGATATTATTATAGAGAGTCAATCTAGAAAGCTCCAGCGGATTGATGTTTTTCATCCATCTTATTTAGCCTTGCAATATCCATTGTTGTTTCCGTATGGGGAGGATGGATTTTGTTTGGGTATTGCAACATCAGATTCTATCTCCGCTAGacctacaaagaaaaacaaaacaatcaCTTTGCGACAATTCTTTGCTTTTCGACTACAGAAAAGGACGGGTGAATCTCCGTTAATTCTGAGATCAAAGAGATTATTCCAACAGTTTCTGGTAGATGCCTACACAATGATGGAATCAGAGAGGTTAAAATTTTTTAGGTGTAAACAACCACAGTTGAGGGTTGATAAATACAAATATCTGCATGAAAGTCTTATAAACGGGGATGTAGATGCTGCAAGGCTTGGCAAAAGAATCATTCTTCCCAGTACTTTTAACGGTGGACCTAG ATATGCAGGATATCCTAGCTATTTTATCACCATGACCTGTAACCCTGAATGGGATGAGATAAGAAGAGAAGTGACTTCCATTGGATTGAAGGCAGAAGACCGTCCTGATATATTGTGTCGAATTTTCAAGATCAAGCTTGATGGTTTGATAGATGACCTCAAAGAGGGAAAAATCTTTGGCAAAATTTTGGGAT acGTTTTCACTGTAGAGTTTCAAAAGAGAGGGCTTCCACATGCACATATTCTTTTATTCATGAGTAACGAGTTCAAGCCACAAACACCAGatgacatagacaaacatataacaGCTGAGATTCCTTATGAAAATGAAAGGCCAAATCTACATAGAGCTGTTCAAAATTACATGGTACATGGTCCATGTGGTCCGTACAATAAGAATTCACCTTGCATGAAGAATGGATCCTATTCAAAGTTCTATCCTAAAGAGTTTAGACAGCGAACACTCATTGATGAGGCCGGATTTCCCAAATATAGGCGTACTGATAATGGTCGAACATTGAAAAAAAGGGAATGTGTACTAGACAATAAGTTCATTGTTCCGTATAATCCAGAATTGTTGCTCAAGTTCGGGTGCCACATAAATGTGGAATACACATGCCAAACAAGTTCTATTAAGTATCTGTTTAAGTATGTACACAAGGGTAATGACCACGTAACAGCTACTCTATACAATGCTGGTGATCCGTCAGAAGCCACACAAGTTGTTGACGAAATTAGGAATTACTACGATTGTAGGTATATTTCGGCATGTGAGGCAGTCTGGCGTCTATTTGGATACGACATCCAAGAGAAAGAACCATTTGTGATTAGACTTCCATTCCATTTGGAGGATGAGCAACCTGTGGTTTATGGTGAAACTTCTAATGTGAATGATATCGTCGAAAGAGCAATATCTCATAAGTCCATATTTTTGGGATGGATGGCAGCGAACATGTCATATCCTTATGCTCGAAGTCTGACTTATGCTGAGTTTCCAACCAAGTTTGTTTGGAAGGACGATTCTTTAAAGTGGTTTCCTAGAAAGAAAGGCTTCGCAATTGGAAGGTTGACTCATGTACCTGCAG AGTTAACAATGTCAGATGATGAGATTAAGCAGTTGTGCTTAATGGATATAGACAAGATCTTATATTCCTATGGTAAAACCTTGAAAGACTATCCTCCTATACCTTTAGCAACTGAAGTTGATAATTCTTTGTTAACCGAAAGGGTTATAAGGGAAGAGCTAAACTTTAATAGGGATGATTTAAAGAAAAATGCCTCAGACATGTTAGCCATCGCAATACCTGAGCAGAGATATGCATTCGATAAAATTGTTACATCTGTGTATTATGATGAAGGGGGTTTTTTCTTTGTGTATGGTCATGGAGGTACTGAAAAAATATTTCTCTGGAACCTTATGCCTGCTGAGATTCGCTCAAGGGGTGATATAGTGTTAAACGTTGCTTCGAGTGGTATTGCATCTTTACTTCTTCCCAATGGAAGAACGGCACACTCAAGGTTCAAAATACCGCTGAATATAACTGAGGATTCTGTATGTAACATCAAACCTGGTTCCCCTCAAGCAATGTTACTATTGAAAGCCAAACTTATAATTTGGGATGAGGCCCCAATGGTTAGTAGGTACTGCTATGAAGCGCTTGATAAATGCTTGGGTGACATCATGAGGTGTTCTCCAACATATAGCAAAGATTTGCcatttggaggaaaagtggttgTACTAGGTGGAGACTTTAGACAAATTCTTCCTGTCATTCCATGA
- the LOC140175739 gene encoding uncharacterized protein has translation MSSKDFFKARTILAPTLDIVEEVNNHLMAIIPGGEKLYLSSDSICMDEGNMESQLDLYGPELLNSINCSDLPPHKLILKVGVPVMLLRNIDQSSGLCNGTRLQVRKLGNHVIECEVLTGNIVGHIALIPRMNMVPTNETVPVRFQRRQFPIIVSFAMTINKSQGQTLSHVGLYLPRPVFTHGQLYVALSRVKSKRGLKVLLMNHVGMSANLTINVVYSEVFEKIVF, from the coding sequence ATGTCCTCAAAGGATTTTTTCAAAGCAAGAACTATATTGGCTCCCACACTAGACATCGTTGAAGAGGTCAACAACCATCTGATGGCTATCATTCCTGGAGGAGAAAAATTATATCTTAGTTCGGATTCCATATGTATGGATGAAGGGAATATGGAGAGTCAACTAGATCTCTATGGTCCTGAATTACTGAATAGTATAAATTGCTCTGATTTGCCTccacataaattaatactcaaggtTGGTGTTCCGGTGATGTTACTGAGGAATATTGACCAATCCAGTGGTCTTTGTAATGGTACAAGGCTACAAGTTAGGAAGCTTGGAAATCATGTCATAGAATGTGAAGTCTTAACGGGTAACATTGTTGGTCATATTGCTTTGATTCCAAGAATGAATATGGTACCAACAAATGAAACCGTCCCAGTTAGATTCCAACGAAGACAGTTTCCCATAATAGTATCGTTTGCCATGACAATTAATAAGTCTCAGGGACAAACTTTATCTCATGTTGGATTGTACTTGCCCAGACCAGTTTTTACACATGGCCAACTATATGTGGCACTTTCAAGAGTTAAAAGTAAGAGAGGTTTAAAAGTTTTACTTATGAATCACGTAGGAATGTCTGCAAATTTAACTATCAATGTTGTTTATAGTGAAGTCTTTGAAAAAATAGTAttctaa
- the LOC112716297 gene encoding uncharacterized protein isoform X4, translating into MLPSAPWICFIAELSYGRKGQNVMGEGDTFHRCSTARSVSPPRTATVLAAGSRRRAFAFLLRLPFDHRSFWPLSEMPPGHLGIVAVPFCSYCRIELSDCLLQLKSFLLLWK; encoded by the exons ATGCTTCCATCAGCGCCGTGGATCTGTTTCATCGCCGAGCTGAGCTATGGAAGGAAGGGTCAGAATGTGATGGGAGAGGGAGACACCTTCCACCGCTGTTCCACTGCCAGATCCGTGTCACCGCCACGAACCGCCACTGTTCTGGCTGCCGGAAGCCGCCGCCGAGCCTTTGCCTTCTTG TTAAGGTTACCGTTCGACCATCGGAGTTTCTGGCCGCTGTCGGAGATGCCGCCGGGTCATCTCGGGATTGTGGCTGTTCCATTTTGCTCTTACTGTAG GATTGAGTTATCGGATTGCCTGTTGCAATTAAAGTCGTTTCTGCTATTGTGGAAGTGA
- the LOC112716297 gene encoding uncharacterized protein isoform X3 — translation MKKGKASKDPTDFNEFFLDKEFLFKVELETTGWCDSYDVSVICSDSTNLSRWRDTQGPVKSGVPLADPINPVHPRGEDGCSVCDESPDPIVENLSVTKRPVVRRLLDEFNMSSAPSIKK, via the exons AT GAAAAAAGGGAAAGCAAGCAAAGATCCTACTGATTTTAATGAGTTTTTCCTTGATAAGGAGTTTCTATTCAAGGTAGAATTAGAAACTACTGGATGGTGCGATTCTTATGATGTATCGGTGATATGTTCTGATTCTACCAATTTATCGAGGTGGAGGGACACTCAAGGTCCGGTAAAATCTGGTGTACCCCTTGCTGATCCTATTAATCCTGTGCAT CCTCGAGGTGAAGATGGATGTTCTGTTTGTGATGAGTCACCTGATCCAATCGTAGAAAATTTGTCTGTTACTAAAAGACCTGTTGTGAGG cGTCTCTTGGATGAGTTCAACATGTCTAGTGCTCCTTCCATTAAAAAGTAG
- the LOC112716297 gene encoding uncharacterized protein isoform X1, producing MPRENARGKREKTPSRIPSPSDLPRHRHASISAVDLFHRRAELWKEGSECDGRGRHLPPLFHCQIRVTATNRHCSGCRKPPPSLCLLGLNSDDFISKLRLPFDHRSFWPLSEMPPGHLGIVAVPFCSYCRIELSDCLLQLKSFLLLWK from the exons ATGCCAAGGGAGAACGCTCGCGGGAAGAGGGAGAAGACGCCGTCGAGAATCCCGTCGCCGTCAGATCTGCCTCGTCACCGCCATGCTTCCATCAGCGCCGTGGATCTGTTTCATCGCCGAGCTGAGCTATGGAAGGAAGGGTCAGAATGTGATGGGAGAGGGAGACACCTTCCACCGCTGTTCCACTGCCAGATCCGTGTCACCGCCACGAACCGCCACTGTTCTGGCTGCCGGAAGCCGCCGCCGAGCCTTTGCCTTCTTG GATTGAATTCCGACGATTTTATATCAAAGTTAAGGTTACCGTTCGACCATCGGAGTTTCTGGCCGCTGTCGGAGATGCCGCCGGGTCATCTCGGGATTGTGGCTGTTCCATTTTGCTCTTACTGTAG GATTGAGTTATCGGATTGCCTGTTGCAATTAAAGTCGTTTCTGCTATTGTGGAAGTGA